A region of Zeugodacus cucurbitae isolate PBARC_wt_2022May chromosome 5, idZeuCucr1.2, whole genome shotgun sequence DNA encodes the following proteins:
- the LOC105208652 gene encoding AP-1 complex subunit beta-1: MTDSKYFTTTKKGEIFELKSELNNDKKEKKKEAVKKVIASMTVGKDVSALFPDVVNCMQTDNLELKKLVYLYLMNYAKSQPDMAIMAVNTFVKDCEDSNPLIRALAVRTMGCIRVDKITEYLCEPLRKCLKDEDPYVRKTAAVCVAKLYDISSSMVEDQGFLDQLKDLLSDSNPMVVANAVAALSEINEASQSGQPLVEMNSVTINKLLTALNECTEWGQVFILDSLANYSPKDEREAQSICERITPRLAHANAAVVLSAVKVLMKLLEMLSNDSDFCATLTKKLAPPLVTLLSSEPEVQYVALRNINLIVQKRPDILKHEMKVFFVKYNDPIYVKLEKLDIMIRLANQTNIAQVLSELKEYATEVDVDFVRKAVRAIGRCAIKVEPSAERCVSTLLDLIQTKVNYVVQEAIVVIKDIFRKYPNKYESIISTLCENLDTLDEPEARASMVWIIGEYAERIDNADELLDSFLEGFQDENAQVQLQLLTAVVKLFLKRPSDTQELVQHVLSLATQDSDNPDLRDRGFIYWRLLSTDPAAAKEVVLADKPLISEETDLLEPTLLDELICHISSLASVYHKPPTAFVEGRGAGVRKSLPNRAPAAGTAEPEAGGEAMVIPNQESLIGDLLSMDINAPAMPAAAPTTSNVDLLGGGLDILLGGGPTEPAAGGASSLLGDIFGLSGAALTVGVQIPKIVWLPAEKGKGLEIQGTFSRRNGEIFMDMTLTNKAMQPMSGFAIQLNKNSFGLMPASPMQVAPLPPNQSTEATLPLGAHGPVQRMEPLNNLQVAVKNNIDIFYFACLVHGNVLFAEDGQLDKRVFLNTWKEIPAANEVQYSLSGVSGTTDGIASKMTTNNVFTIAKRNVEGQDMLYQSLKLTNNIWVLLELKLQPGNPDATLSLKSRSVEVAPMIFAAYEAIIRSP; the protein is encoded by the exons ATGACCGACTCCAAGTATTTTACAACTACCAAGAAAGGTGAAATCTTTGAACTCAAATCCGAGTTGAACAATGACAAGAAGGAAAAGAAGAAGGAAGCGGTGAAGAAG GTCATCGCCAGCATGACGGTTGGCAAAGATGTATCTGCGCTTTTTCCTGATGTCGTTAATTGCATGCAAACGGATAATTTGGAGTTGAAGAAAttagtttatttgtatttaatgaaTTATGCTAAATCGCAACCCGATATGGCAATTATGGCGGTTAATACTTTTGTGAag GATTGTGAGGATTCTAATCCGCTCATACGTGCATTGGCTGTGCGCACAATGGGTTGCATACGTGTCGATaagataaccgaatatttatgTGAGCCACTGCGTAAGTGCTTGAAAGATGAAGATCCCTATGTGCGCAAGACGGCTGCTGTATGTGTCGCCAAGCTATATGATATCTCCTCCTCAATG GTTGAGGATCAAGGCTTCTTGGATCAACTTAAAGATCTGCTCTCCGATTCGAACCCCATGGTGGTGGCTAACGCCGTTGCCGCACTAAGCGAAATCAATGAAGCCAGTCAGTCCGGACAACCGTTGGTCGAAATGAACTCAGTAACCATCAATAAATTGCTGACTGCGCTTAATGAGTGCACCGAATGGGGACAAGTATTCATACTCGACTCGCTAGCCAACTACAGTCCCAAGGACGAGCGCGAGGCGCAATCCATTTGTGAACGTATTACACCACGTTTGGCACACGCCAATGCCGCTGTGGTTTTGAGCGCTGTCAAAGTGCTTATGAAATTGTTAGAAATGCTTTCAAATGATAGCGACTTCTGTGCAACGCTCACCAAGAAGTTGGCGCCACCATTGGTCACATTGCTTTCGTCAGAACCCGAGGTGCAGTATGTTGCATTGCGTAACATTAATTTGATTGTGCAGAAGCGTCCCGACATACTCAAGCACGAGATGAAGGTGTTCTTTGTCAAGTACAATGATCCCATTTATGTGaaattggaaaaactcgacATCATGATACGTTTGGCGAATCAAACCAACATTGCGCAAGTGTTGAGCGAGCTGAAAGAGTACGCCACTGAGGTGGATGTGGATTTCGTGCGCAAAGCAGTACGTGCTATCGGACGTTGCGCCATTAAG GTGGAACCCTCTGCTGAGCGTTGCGTTTCCACACTACTCGATCTGATACAAACTAAAGTCAACTACGTTGTACAAGAGGCAATTGTTGTCATCAAGGACATCTTCCGCAAGTATCCGAACAAATACGAGAGCATTATCAGCACATTGTGCGAAAATCTCGATACGCTCGATGAGCCTGAGGCACGTGCCTCCATGGTTTGGATTATTGGCGAATACGCTGAGCGCATTGACAACGCCGACGAGCTGCTCGATAGTTTCTTGGAAGGTTTCCAAGATGAAAATGCGCAAGTGCAGCTGCAACTGCTCACCGCCGTCGTTAAGTTGTTCTTGAAACGCCCATCTGATACACAAGAGTTGGTGCAGCATGTGCTCTCATTGGCCACGCAAGACTCTGATAACCCCGACTTGCGTGATCGTGGTTTTATATACTGGCGTCTGTTGTCAACCGATCCTGCGGCCGCTAAAGAAGTTGTCTTGGCTGACAAGCCGCTAATTTCCGAAGAAACTGATTTGCTCGAGCCCACACTATTGGACGAGCTGATCTGTCATATCAGCTCTTTGGCTAGTGTGTACCACAAACCGCCCACGGCCTTTGTGGAGGGACGCGGTGCTGGCGTACGCAAGTCGCTGCCAAATCGTGCACCGGCCGCAGGCACCGCCGAGCCAGAGGCTGGCGGCGAAGCTATGGTTATACCGAATCAAGAGTCGCTGATCGGCGATTTGTTGTCTATGGACATTAATGCGCCCGCCATGCCGGCAGCGGCGCCAACCACCAGCAATGTCGATCTACTCGGCGGCGGTTTGGATATTTTG CTTGGCGGCGGTCCAACTGAGCCCGCTGCTGGCGGCGCTAGCAGTCTACTCGGCGACATATTCGGCCTCTCCGGCGCTGCACTCACTGTGGGCGTGCAAATACCGAAAATCGTTTGGTTGCCCGCCGAGAAGGGTAAGGGTCTCGAAATACAAGGCACCTTCTCACGTCGCAATGGTGAAATCTTCATGGATATGACACTCACTAACAAAGCTATGCAGCCGATGAGCGGTTTTGCCATACAATTGAACAAGAATAGTTTCGGTTTGATGCCCGCCTCACCCATGCAAGTGGCACCGTTGCCACCAAACCAAAGCACCGAAGCCACACTGCCGCTGGGCGCACACGGCCCAGTGCAACGCATGGAACCGTTGAATAATTTACAAGTTGCCGTGAAGAACAACATTGACATATTCTATTTTGCCTGCCTAGTGCATGGTAATGTGCTCTTTGCCGAGGACGGTCAGCTGGATAAACGTGTGTTCTTGAACACCTGGAAGGAGATACCCGCCGCCAATGAGGTGCAATACAGTTTGAGCGGTGTGAGTGGCACCACCGATGGCATTGCCTCCAAAATGACCACCAACAATGTATTCACCATTGCCAAGCGCAATGTGGAGGGTCAGGATATGTTGTATCAGTCGCTGAAACTGACCAACAACATTTGGGTACTACTCGAATTGAAGCTGCAGCCGGGTAATCCCGATGCTACGCTCAGCTTGAAATCGCGCTCGGTGGAGGTGGCACCAATGATATTCGCCGCCTACGAGGCTATCATACGCTCGCCTTAA